Proteins encoded within one genomic window of Heptranchias perlo isolate sHepPer1 chromosome 35, sHepPer1.hap1, whole genome shotgun sequence:
- the LOC137301948 gene encoding probable G-protein coupled receptor 139: MIEESRTLAESSHSSSQHRKKSSSQRNAFVAIYGDTIHLLSCSGSNWSTCPVSDFTVSVSLFLSVNLLAIVILSRGKCGLSKCITRYLVAMATADLLVIVCNVILYRIAHLYWWDTFLLYTPVCRFILFLAPTATDNSVWLTVAFTFDRFVAISCQKLKTKYCTEKTSLVIIVTLSALFGLKNIPRPFVYVHYHTVNNIPWGCLVSSQFYILPTWIAFSWIEQLLTPLLPFCLILLFNALTVRRILVASRARRSLRDLSNGENDKDPEMKNRRRSIVLLFAISGSFILLWMTTVVYFLYYRISGVFNRRSLFNPFATFEQAGILLQLLSSCTNTAIYTVTQSKFREELLNAIKYPFTLIGKQVK, from the exons ATGATCGAGGAGTCtcggactttggctgaaag TTCGCATAGCTCTTCACAGCACCGAAAGAAATCGTCTTCGCAGAGAAATGCGTTTGTCGCGATTTACGGAGATACAattcatttattatcctgttctggcAGCAATTGGAGTACCTG CCCGGTTAgtgatttcactgtttctgtctctctctttctctcagtgaacttgctggcgattgtgatcctgtcccgtggaaagtgcggtctctccaaatgtatcactcgctacctggtggccatggcgacggcggatctcctggtgattgtctgtaatgtgatcttatatcggattgctcatctttattggtgggacactttcctgctctacaCTCCTGTTTGCAGATTtattctcttcctggctcctacTGCCACAGACAATTCTGTTTGGTTAACGGtcgcttttacctttgatcgttttgtagccattagttgtcagaagctgaaaacaaaatattgcaccgagaaaacttcaCTTGTGATTATCGTGACTTTGAGCGCGCTGTTCGGTTTAAAGAACATTCCCCGGCCCTTCGTGTATGTTCATTACCATACTGTTAACAATATACCGTGGGGTTGCCTTGTATCATCACAGTTTTATATTCTACCCACATGGATCGCATTTTCTTGGATTGAACAGCTGTTAACCCCGTTGCTtccattctgtttgattttattgtttaacgctctcaccgtcagacgcattttagtggccagtcgggcccgaaggagcctccgggacctcagcaatggtgagaatgacaaggaccctgagatgaagaaccgcagaaggtccatcgttttactttttgccatatccggcagttttatcctgctctggatgacaacggtcgtatattttttatattatcGAATTTCAGGTGTCTTTAACCGACGATCTTTGTTTAACCCTTTCGCAACTTTCGAACAAGCGGGAATTCTGCTTCAGCTTCTGAGTTCCTGCACGAACACAGCCATTTACACAGTGACCCAgagtaagttcagagaggagctgctcaATGCGATTAAATATCCGTTCACTCTAATTGGTAAACAGGTCAAATGA
- the LOC137302032 gene encoding probable G-protein coupled receptor 139 gives MHGSPKGLLFAIYYPILAAISVPANLAVIVILSRGRCGLSRCITSYLVSMAVTDLLVIITAVILNRIVGIYFPFSFLSITPVCSLSFVLIYAIRDSSVWVTVVFTFDRFVAICCQKLKTKYCTEKTAAVVIGTVCVLSCLKNTFWYFIYEPLYTINNIPWFCNIKLIFYTSPAWAAFDWIHRILTPCLPFIVILLLNAQTVRHILAAIRIRRRLQVRSNVENQSDPEMENRRKSIVLLFCISGSLILLWLLFLITFLYVRIANVSYFSGSNFDDSNFILEESGFMLQLLSSCLNPFIYAGTQSKFRDELKNMVKYPLTLIVKLFK, from the exons ATGCACGGTTCACCAAAAGGACTGTTATTTGCCATTTATTATCCCATCCTTGCAGCTATCAGTGTTCCAG CTAACTTGGCggtgattgtgatcctgtcccgaggaaggtgcggtctctccagatgtatcacttcctacctggtgtccatggcggtgacggatctcctggtcattatcacggctGTGATATTAAACCGCATTGTTGGTATTTATTTCCCATTCAgtttcctgtccatcactccGGTCTGTTCTCTCAGTTTTGTGTTAATTTATGCAATCAGAGACAGTTCTGTCTGGGTAACGGTCgtgttcacctttgatcgatttgtagccatttgctgccagaagctgaaaacaaaatattgcaccgagaaaacggcggctgtggttatcGGAACGGTCTGTGTCCTGAgctgtttaaaaaatacattctgGTATTTTATATATGAACCTTTGTATACAATTAACAACATACCCTGGTTCTGCAACATCAAGTTAatattttacacctcacccgcaTGGGCTGCATTTGACTGGATTcaccgcattttaaccccttgtctcccattcattgtgattttattgctcaatgctcagaccgtcagacacattttagcggccattaGAATCCGCAGAAGACTCCAGGTCCGCAGCAACGTTGAGAAtcagagtgacccagagatggagaaccggagGAAATCCATCGTTTTGCTCTTCTGTATCTCGGGCAGTCTCATCCTGTTATGGTTGTTGTTTCTTATAACTTTCCTCTATGTGCGAATTGCGAACGTTAGTTATTTCTCAGGTTCCAATTTCGATGATTCAAATTTTATTCTGGAGGAAAGCGGATTTATGCTTCAGCTTTTGAGTTCCTGCCTAAACCCGTTTATTTATGCAGGgacccagagtaaattcagagacGAGTTAAAGAATATGGTGAAATATCCACTgactctaattgttaaattatttaaataa